A segment of the Candidatus Microthrix subdominans genome:
TCATCCACCACTACTTCCGCCTGACTCATGGCGATCTCAATGAGCGCCTGCGCCAACCGCTGCACATCTGGCTTGGAGCGCCGCACAGCACGAATCCGAACCCCTGGCTTGCTCGCCACTTGCTTCATTGTTCCGGCGTCCTTATTCCGATTTTTACTCATTGCCTCGCTCCTTTCGTTCATTTGACCTTGCTTTGCATCCGCGCTCGATATTTGATTCTTAGGCGATGCTTCCCAGCGACATCCCACATCCACCCAGCTCTAAATCTCCAACCATTCACCACAAACCCCTATCTATTGTTATGCGTCGCTTGCAAGCGACAGTCAAGCTCTCCAACCACCACAAACCGTCCAATCTCGTCATTTACCAGAGCTGGTCGATTCGAAATTTCGACGTTGTGGAATTAGCTTCGTTCGTCCTGCTGGTGCCGGCGGTCTCCGCGTCGCTGACGATCTGCTGACGCCGTGGACGGCACTGTCGACATGACGGAGGGCGGAGGACGAAAGTGGCGAACAGGGAAACGGGACACCGAGCCGTCCTTGTTGTCTGCTCCCTGATCTCTGTGCACTGTGATCCGAGCCATGCCCGAAGGGCAGGGCGTCCCTACCTCCAGCGCCAGCGCTGCCAGACCACGAGGGCGCTCAGCACGAGCACCAACCCCGCTGCCACCAGGAGCAGCGGTTGCAGTCCCTGCACCACTTCCCACAGCCACTGCCCAACCAACACCAACCCGACCAGGTTGAGCACCACCCACCACGCCGACCGAAACAGTTGGCGCAGTGGGCCAGGCTCAGCCATGCTCAGTCCTCCCACTGCTCGTCAGTGGAGGACCACTCGGTGCCGTCGCCGCCAGGCGAAGCACCAGGCAGCCGCTGCCGTGACACCTCCAGCATCTGCGCAAAGGCCTGCGTGGCCTGCTGATGCATCCGCCAGGACGCCTTCTGGGCTTCGTCGTGCAGCCGAGCCTTCTCGGCCAGCTCAGCAGCCGAAGGTGCGTATACCGCCCAGGTCACCACCAGACCACCCAGTGCCAGCATGCCCAGCACCACTCCGATGAGAAAGACGATCATCCCGCTCACCGCCCCATCTTCCGAGCAGCATCGGACACCACTTCAGCCAGCGACAACGCCGTCATGTCAGCAATGCCCTGCAACCTGGACACCGCCAACGGGCACGCCATACCGAGCTGTCCTTCCAACTGCGACACCATGGCCACCGTCTGCATCGCCTGCTGTCCGACGTAGCCGACAGCCTGAGCCCGAGCCGACTCCAGCTGTGCCTGCACCTCCAGCCGAGCCAGCCCGACCCGCTTGGTGCGCTGCAACTGCTCGACCTGCTTGCGAGCCAGACGGTCGGCCTTGCGCTCCACCAGTGCACCGACACCGGTTGGTACCACCTCGCTGGACTGCTGGGAGTAGGGAATGAGTTCGGACATGAGCAACCTCCGTGGTTGATGCCAGACCGCCACCCGAAACCTTCGAGCGTCCTCCGTTGCCTGACGAGCGTCACCACAGCACCGCAGGTGGTGGTTGCCCTGGTGGTCCCTCAGGTGGTCTTCTGGTGGTTCCTCGGTTGGCTCTGCTGAACTGGCTGCGTCATGCCACCCCAGGTCGAACCGCCGCTCTTCGATGATCTACTGAGCGACCTGAAACAACTGCGCCGTAACGGACTGCTCCAGCTCCGTCAGCTGGACCTCCCTGCGCTGGCCCAGTCGGTCCGCGCTCTCGACCTGGTTGAGATGGACCGTGCGGTCACCGCACCATCCATCGAGCAGCTAATCCGAAGCGCCGTCGTCGAGCTAGGCGAGTCGAGGATCGGGTTGACGGCGCGGGTACTCCTCGGACTGACCGAAGGCGACCGAGACCGAGAACCCGCCCAGCTACGCCGCCTGGCAGCCGCTGAATGGGGCGTCAGCTTGGAGCACTTCCGTCGACAGCCCGAGACTCAAGTGCTGTCCCAGACTGCTGAGATGATCCTCGCCCAGATCCAACGGCGGTCGATGCACCTGACACACCTTGAGATGGCCCGCCGTCTACCGACCGACTCACGCCTGGCCGTCAACTGGCTGGAGCGGTTCGAGGCCTACTACCGCATCTGGAGCACCGTCTCGGGACTGGGCGGCGACCTGACGGCCTACCGATCTACGTTGCTCGAAGAAGACCGACCGTGGGACCAGCCGCCCAGTGAGGACTGGCCCGACGGGTACACCCAAGAGTTCCAGGCCGAAGGTTACGGCCGCTCAGCGCTCTTCCACTACGCGACGTTTCTGGTGCGGCTGGATGGCTTCATGACACGCTTCGGTGGGCAGTGGCTCCTCAGTGATGGGGAAGCAGAGCAAGACGTTGCCGATGCCACTTACCGCATCGGCTGGCACGTCAGTGAGATGAACCAACGAGATGACTCGTACCTACGCAGCCTGCACCAAAAAGCGGGCGGCGAGATCCACCAGTTCCTGACTCTGCTGGCAGCCGACAAGCAGGTCGGCATGGTGACCCACGACGAGTGGCAAGACTGGCTACGAACCTGCCAATGCACCTGGACGCACGACGACAGCCAGACAGACCGAGAGCACTTCCCGACCAGCCGAACCCACCCATGCATCCAGGCCGACTGCCAGCCCCACCAGGTCATCCGAGCCTGCACCGACTTCTTGCTGCTGGTTGATGAGGACTGGAGGAGGATTGCGGATTGGTATGGGTTGGAGGAGCAGGTGAGGGTCGGAATTGGCGGCGAAGCGCTTACAAATTCGCCACCAACTTCCTCTGGCGAGCGATTTGTTACGAGAGTTGGCAACCGTTGAATTCTCAGCTCCAGAACGCCAGAAGGATGGCCAGCACAACCACCGGCACTAATAACCAGCTCCAGTTGAGTAGGTATAGCAAGACAACAATAACCAGTCCTACTGTAGCAATAACGTAACGACGGTTTCGAGTAGATTTGTTCATATTGTTTCTAGTCTACGTAAGATGTCGACAAAACACAACCACAAACTGACAGCTGACCCCCGAAAGAGGGAACGGTGAGATCGCAACTGCGATCCCTCCGTTCCCTCTCGACGGCGAGCTATTTAGTATCTCTCGCCGTTTGTGCGCCATGCTCAGCGGCAGGAACCACCGTAGTAGTGCCAAACCCAGTACTGGCCGGTCCATGAACGGTGAACCGCCAGACAGCCGCCACGGTTGTACGCCCAGCCCGCATAGCCGGAGAAGACTGCCAGGATCGCCGCTACGGCCTTGCTCACCGAGGGCTCAGGGATATACGAGCCGGCTGCGGCTGCCCCAGCTGCGCCGAACATGACGTTGTCGAACGTCCTCAACCGCCCGGATGCACCGAGGTTCAGCCGCCACCTGCCACTGCCAAAGGTCATCAGAATCTCTACAACCACCTCAGCTCTGTCGACAGCTAGCCGAGCAACCTAAAGGTGGAAGCCACTTGAATGGACAGAGGAACAGAGTGCCAATCTGGCTAGATCGGAATAGGACCCGCAAGTGGCTACGCCGCTCATTGGCCCACGTCTGACAGACCGGCACCTATCTCGGATAGAAGTCAAACTTGAAGCGAGGGACCAAGAACGCCCAAAAAATACACGAAACGAGCAGCAACAACACATTGGGAGCGAAAGATCCGAAGGAGAAGGTAGCGTCCAGAGGACGAGGGTCAATACTCGCCACAGTAATTGGCAAGAGGCTCGAATACTGATTGACACTGTCAGGCATGTCACTTACACCTATAGACCATTGCCAACCAGGGCTCGATACCAAAGCGAAAAGCAGAACACCAAGCACGATCGTAACGACTCCCAACGTCAAAGCCATCGCCGCAACGCTGAGCACCCTGTTCCGGAAGCGTTTCGCTAGCCAGACAGCGACCATGCACAACGATAGGTAGGAGACGATCGAAATCGCCTTAGCGCCAAGGTAGTACATTACGACGATTAAAAGATTACCATGCCGCGCGTCACCGAGTTGAACCACGTCCACCGGGAGTGCAATCAAGAACAAGACATAAAGATATGCCCCCAGCACGGCCGCCTTGGCCAGAAGCACCCTTCGCTGAGGAAGGGGACTCAGATGCATCAGCACATCTGATCCCAAATAATAGAACGAATATAGCACGTAAATGCAGTACCCTGCCACGAAGAACCAAACCAACATCTTGGTCAGGGAGTAGAGGAGAAGCATAGTATCCGAACGTAGAACGAGCCACGCTATACCAAGTGACACATTCGCGAATGCCGCAAACGCGAACGGCCAAAAGTGCTTTCTTGCCTCAATTCGCCAGGGCACGTACCGTCTCCTTAAAGAATACTTCCAATGAGACACCTGTCTCCAAAACCGAATCCGTCGACTGATTGGCTACGAGCCTGCCATGGCCTAGTATGACCACCCAATCGAAAAGCCCATCCATGTCGTCGATCAGATGAGTGCTCAGAATCACCAAGGAGTTCGGAGTTCGGTATTCCTGGATCATGTCCTTGAGTGCGTCCCGTGTAAGAGGGTCGACGGCAGCGAGTGGCTCATCAAATAGGTAAACATTCGAGCGCCGCGCGAGAGATAGGCCGAGATGAAGCTGTTCCGACATGCCGCGAGAACACTCACCAACTTTCTTATCCAAGTCGAGCTGCAAGCGCGAAAGAATTTGGCTGGCCAGCGGCTCATCAAAATCGGGATAGAGACGCGAAAACAATTGCAGGCACTCCCTCAGTGTAAGAAACTGATAGAGGAAAGGTTTGTCTGGAAGAAAGGTGATCGAACCCGGATCGGGCGCTTTGATGCGGCCATCGAATGACGAAATCAAACCCGCTAAACATCGAAGCAGAGAAGTCTTGCCAGCGCCGTTCACTCCAAAGAGACCGACCAGGCCTGCATCGTCCGGCAGATCCAGAGAGACTTGGTCGAGGGCCAGACTCTTGCCAAACTTCAAGGTAAGCTCATTGAGTGCGATTATAGGTTCCAAGTCAGCCTCCTTTCAGCGGTTAAGCAATGGCGATACCCAACTCCAAGTGTACCACAATACGAGTACCACGCTTGTGAGCTTCAGGGCCTTAACCCACCAGGGGTTCGCCAGCTTTGACTTCAACTCGTTCGTGCCCGTCAGAGCTAGGATGACACGGTACCCGTCCGAGTTCAAGAACGGCACCGCGTTGAAGACGAGGCTAAGCACCATCAATTGGATTGCAAAGAGAAGGCCATCGGAGTGTAGGACTGCGATGTTCACCACGATCGCAATCGAGTTGAGAATCACGTTTGCACCGATTCCCGCACTGTGCACAACAACCTTTTCATACTTGGAAAGGAGAAGCGATTCATTCATCCGTACGTAGAATGCTGGCAACACCACAAAGTGAAGTTTGAAGCCGACCTTATCGGCTTTCCGGCCAAACCATCGCAGCGCCAAAACGTGACCTGCCTCATGCACTGCGATCGTGAGGAACGCGAACATGACCAAGGGAAGGATGGAATCCAGTCCCGCCTGGCCAGGCGAAGCCAGTCCTAAGAAGAGGAGCTGACCCACAAGGGCTGACATCACGACGAACAGCAACCCTATGCCAAATCGATTCGACACACGTGGCTGACGAACCTGCAGGGCCGTTCGCAGATCGTGAGGAAGAACCTCGACGTTCGATTGGAAGTAGCGGCCGGATTCTTTATGGCAAATGACTGCAATGCGGTTTTCGACGCTTACCTCTAGATCGGGTGTTCGAAGTGCTAAGACAGTCAAGCTACGACCTTAGCGTAATCCAAGATCTCCGATTTTATGGCTCGGACATACGATTCATCGCTGAAAAATGATACCGCAAAGTTCACATGCCGATACCACTGAGTCGACTTTAGCAACATCGCTTTCTGGTAGGGCTTCAGCTATGCGGGATTTGAACCATCCCAAGCCCTCTCGCTGGATGATCGACAGCACGGCATTTCTTTCGACCTTGGTGATCAGTGTCTCGATCGACTCGGTTTCTACCTTTCCCAACGTTAGGGGAGTATCAAAGATGACCGGCGAGCAACATGGGTAAGCATTTCCATCGTGGTGAAGGATCAGTTCAAACCCGGGGCACCGGTAGCTTGACTCCGTGATCGGCTCCCGCTCAAACTCAGAGTCTGGCAAGTCGCGTGCGGCCCCGGCTGGAACGATAGGGAAACGAGTGATGGGGACGCAATAGGCGGCAGTCCCGAGGTTCTCGATAATTTTGAAAGAGTCGCGGGTCCGGCTTACTGCCATGTTGAGAATCACCGGGATGTGGCTGGCCTTCGACGCGTTGAGAGCATTCTTTATTGTGTCCAACGGTACGTCGTCGGCATGGAACTCATCATAGCTAATGGTCAGGGAGTCAAGACCTGCCTGTCCTAGCTTGTCGAACATCTCACTTGCAGTTGCTGGGGTTCTTGCCCAGTACGCATTACTAACACAGGTTACGCGCTTCCCGGCCTTCGAGACGGTTCGGATGATGTCTAGCGCAAGATTGACTCGCAACAGCGGTTCGCCACCAGTGAGCCCTACCTCTATCACGTCTGGATGATTGACGGCATCGTCAACAATACGCCAGATGGTTTCCTCGTTGAGGCGGCTCTTGGCCCGTGGTGAGCTAGAGACGCAGCAGTGTGCGCATTCCGCATTGCAACGGGCGTCGAAGTTGAGCCCGATGCTCTGCTTTGGTCGGTTAGTCACGGGGGCTCCAGTGATAGGCGTGTTATTGGTGGCAAACGACTGAGATGAGGCACCCCTTCGCCCAGACAGTCGTGTGCTTAACACTTCTTGAAGTTGGCCGGACTAGCCGGAACCGGCAATCCAATTGCCCTTCTTCTTGATGAAGTACCACAGGTCGTCGACGATTGCCAGCTCAGCAACGTCTTCGTCCATTTCAAACTCAGCCAAGAGCGAGCCCTTCTCGGGCGTCTTGACGGAGGAGGCAATGGTGAGATCGTTCATATTATCACCTCCCTTCTTGGAGGGATTCTGCTCTGTGCGAGGGGTGCCCCACGGATGAGCAGCGTAATTCACGCCTTGTTCGAACGCAAGCGATTTTCCCAGCAAATTCGTACACAGTGCCGTCCTTGCAGCCCGAAATAGAGCCTTTGCCTGGGCACGGTGCGGGGGAATTCCTAAGGCGATCTGCTCGAATGGTCCGCCGCGGCAGCTGTAGTGGGCTCGACATGTCCACTCGTTAGCTCTGGCCCGGTCATTATTCTCCCGCCAGCGGTCCATTGCAAGGCACAATGTTTCGGCTCGTGCGGTTCCGCGGATCGAGCTTCCCGAAAGGCTGTAAGGAAGCGCCACCTGGGTTCAGTAGGCGGCAGGTAGCCGACATTTACTCCGCCTCTTTCTGGGCTACCTGGCTCGACAACGAGGAGATCCCTCGGGAGATCTACCCCGAAATGCGCGAGCAAGCCATCCGAGCCGACGGGCGCTGGCACGACGCAACCTGTTCTCCGCCACCGTCCGCTTGGGTGCAACACCGTCCCCTGCGCCAGCATCGCCGCTTCGTCTTCGCTGCTGACCGCTACATCTGCCGCGCCGCCATAGTCGCCAACGGCAACTTGCCCACAAAGCGTCGCCCTGAAGTTCGACGAAGGAGTTAGGGGGGTTTGCTATCACGTCCGTAACCCCGATGTGAAGTACCCATGCCCCGGAATTGTCGTCGCGCTCCACGCCGGTGGACTCGACGAGGTCCCAACAGGTCGTGAGGTCCTCAAATACCGCTCGGGCTGCGTCATCGGAGCACGATGTAGCCTGGATGGTGTCGGCGAACGCCGAGACTGGGATCGGTTCAGGCGGGAAACCGCCGCAACTACCTGACACGAGAACGAGCAGTGCCACCAACAAGACCAGGTGAGAGTTCTTCACGGCCTGTGACTCTAGTGGCCTCGCGGCAGCGCGCATACGTAGTTCGCGGTTGCCGAGTGGCGATTCTTGTGGCTGTTGGGACTGGCTATGGCGCAAGGGCACGAATCGGTTGAGTGGACTAGCGGACGACGCTGAACGTCTGCGCAGAGCCGAGGGACTGGAGTCGGACGATCCGCCATGGATCGTCCAGTGGCTGCGGGATCTGATCACTCGTGCTGGCTGGCGTACCCACAAGCGTTGCACGGAGGGCGGGGCAATGCTTGTGGTCCCTGAGCTGAATGGATGAACAACAAGAGCAGGATCCGATAGCCCCCCTACCCGCGGCGCTTGACGTTGCAGCGGTAACTCCCTGGAACGAACGCACGTTCGTTGTTACAATGAACATCATGTCTAGGAAATCAGCCGTCGTCCATCCCGAACCGTCGCCGTACGGCTCTGCCATGGATCTCCCGAGCGTCCAAAAACAACTTAAGCTCCTGCAGGGCGGCAAGCTGGTCACGCGGGTCATTGCTCGTGATCAGCGACAGAAGCTCGTCGACCTGGAAGCCGAGCTGCGTCGACTCATGGGCACCGTCGACCAGTTCTACAATCTGCTGGGCGCCCGCCACTGGGTCTTCACTGACTGCTTCTCCGTCGACGACATCGAGAAGATCCTCGATTCGACCGATGACGCGGAAGCTGCTGAGGCCCAGCTGATCGAGCTCCACCGCAACCCCGAAACGACCAAGTTCTGGCTGATGCGGCTCCAAGGTACCGATGGCTTGCGCCAACGGATGCACCAGATCAAGCGTGCTATGGATCACTACCAAGCTGACCAGTTCGATTCCTGCGTACTCCAACTGATCGCTGTCATGGACGGATTCGTCAACGACTTCGAGCCTGAGAAGCGACAGGGCCTGGCTGCTCGCGACCCTGAAGAGATGGTCGCTTGGGACAGCGTTGTCGGCCACAGCCTCGGACTGTCCAACGCGCTTAAGCCGTTCACCAAGACAATCAAGAAGCGGATCGACAAGGAGGTCCACGACGTCTTCCGTCACGGCATTGTCCATGGTTCGGTTATCAACTTCGACAACGTCATCGTGGCCTCCAAAGCTTGGAACCTTCTCTTCGCTCTGGATGACTGGGCGAAGGCAACCATCAAGGCTCAGCGTCCAGCCGACCCTGAGCCGCAGTTGCGAGAGGTGTTTGCTCAGCTGGCCAAGACGCAGCGGCTGAAGCAAGGCACCGAAGCGTGGGAGCCGCAGTCATTCTCTCAATCAGACGCGGGCTTCAACGAGCACGAGATTGCTGAGCGGACCAGAGATTTCATGAACGCCTGGGAGTCCGGGAACTACGGGATGCTCGCCACATTCCAACGGCGCATGCTCGTGGCTGGTGATTCACCGGGCGCTCAGGCAGGCCAGATGCGTGACCTGTTCGATTTCTTCCACCTGTCCGAGTACGAGCTTTCGGAGATAGACAACGAAGCGCCCGTCATCTACAACGTGCACGGGACAGCCACGGTCAACGGGCAGCCAGGAACCTTCAAGTGTCGCTGGATTCTCGAAGAGGATGACGGCACTCCTGCCCCGCTCAGCGAGACCGCCCAGTGGGGACTGGTGTTC
Coding sequences within it:
- a CDS encoding ABC transporter ATP-binding protein — translated: MKFGKSLALDQVSLDLPDDAGLVGLFGVNGAGKTSLLRCLAGLISSFDGRIKAPDPGSITFLPDKPFLYQFLTLRECLQLFSRLYPDFDEPLASQILSRLQLDLDKKVGECSRGMSEQLHLGLSLARRSNVYLFDEPLAAVDPLTRDALKDMIQEYRTPNSLVILSTHLIDDMDGLFDWVVILGHGRLVANQSTDSVLETGVSLEVFFKETVRALAN
- a CDS encoding radical SAM protein; translation: MTNRPKQSIGLNFDARCNAECAHCCVSSSPRAKSRLNEETIWRIVDDAVNHPDVIEVGLTGGEPLLRVNLALDIIRTVSKAGKRVTCVSNAYWARTPATASEMFDKLGQAGLDSLTISYDEFHADDVPLDTIKNALNASKASHIPVILNMAVSRTRDSFKIIENLGTAAYCVPITRFPIVPAGAARDLPDSEFEREPITESSYRCPGFELILHHDGNAYPCCSPVIFDTPLTLGKVETESIETLITKVERNAVLSIIQREGLGWFKSRIAEALPESDVAKVDSVVSACELCGIIFQR
- a CDS encoding epipeptide YydF family RiPP yields the protein MNDLTIASSVKTPEKGSLLAEFEMDEDVAELAIVDDLWYFIKKKGNWIAGSG